One window from the genome of Bdellovibrio sp. NC01 encodes:
- a CDS encoding beta-sandwich domain-containing protein, which produces MKRFLKQGLLATIAIVQVASIAHAQEVIVDLPGFDSPDQQPATPSPVPFPPTTQQPQPQNPPSPVQTQYEGVAQVTSVTRKSGGAMLKIALQQPVILTRIEIKVLKSQIKIYEGQVITASGKRLAVREFTDLDPQGVGATIVSENLNINEAIASIEVRGESFQAEADIEVKAISSSGVPKLSVQTSELPRPLPPGQPPAPPRPPAPPAPPAPRPPQYPGNCIGDVCLGDRFYNVQREFRLVTVVALDRSNNSFTLRFDDNGGVGAGWGREALAATTGCMQGVCVGQRFFNVSRDFRVVTIVGLQQEGRLVLRFEDNGGIGGNWSTTDLAAMTGCSGDICVGATAYNINRDSRKVTVVGIQPDTRLILRFEDNGGIGGNWTRQDLAIAKGCVGTTCVGDRLLNIQRNYRMVRIVAIDIYSRFVLQFEDNGAIGGNWTSNDLAALKGCGQSFCVGDTVLVRPRNNRTARVVAIQGNGLYVLNFLDVNQVGGNWADVDLLRAR; this is translated from the coding sequence GAAGTTATTGTCGATCTTCCGGGCTTTGATTCGCCTGATCAACAGCCGGCAACGCCGTCACCGGTGCCTTTTCCTCCGACGACGCAACAACCTCAGCCGCAAAATCCTCCAAGTCCTGTGCAGACTCAATATGAAGGCGTTGCACAAGTCACCTCGGTCACTCGTAAGAGTGGTGGAGCGATGTTGAAGATCGCTTTACAACAACCTGTTATTTTAACGCGTATTGAAATCAAAGTTTTAAAAAGCCAAATCAAAATCTATGAAGGGCAAGTCATCACTGCCAGTGGTAAACGTCTTGCCGTTCGCGAGTTCACAGATCTTGATCCACAAGGTGTGGGCGCAACAATCGTTTCTGAAAATTTAAATATCAATGAAGCGATTGCTTCGATTGAAGTTCGCGGTGAATCTTTCCAAGCGGAAGCGGACATCGAAGTGAAAGCGATTTCGTCTTCAGGTGTTCCGAAGCTTTCAGTGCAAACATCTGAATTGCCAAGACCACTTCCGCCGGGACAACCGCCAGCACCACCGCGTCCACCAGCTCCACCGGCACCTCCTGCGCCTCGTCCGCCACAATACCCAGGCAACTGCATTGGTGATGTATGCCTTGGCGATCGTTTTTATAACGTGCAACGTGAATTCCGTCTTGTAACGGTGGTGGCGTTAGATCGTAGTAACAACTCTTTCACTCTGCGTTTTGATGACAACGGTGGAGTCGGTGCCGGCTGGGGTCGAGAAGCTCTGGCTGCGACAACGGGTTGTATGCAGGGTGTTTGTGTTGGTCAGCGTTTCTTCAATGTCTCGCGTGATTTCCGTGTTGTGACGATCGTTGGTCTACAACAAGAGGGTCGTTTGGTTCTGCGCTTTGAAGATAACGGCGGCATCGGTGGTAATTGGTCGACGACTGATTTAGCGGCGATGACGGGTTGTTCAGGAGACATCTGTGTTGGCGCAACCGCATACAACATCAACAGAGATTCTCGTAAAGTCACAGTTGTTGGTATTCAACCAGATACACGTTTAATTCTTCGCTTCGAAGATAACGGCGGTATCGGTGGAAACTGGACACGCCAAGATCTTGCCATCGCAAAAGGTTGTGTAGGTACGACGTGTGTTGGTGATCGTCTTTTGAATATTCAGCGTAATTACAGAATGGTTCGCATTGTCGCGATCGATATCTACAGTCGCTTTGTTCTTCAGTTTGAAGACAACGGTGCGATTGGTGGCAATTGGACCTCGAATGATTTAGCGGCCCTCAAAGGCTGTGGGCAAAGTTTTTGCGTCGGCGACACAGTTTTAGTCCGTCCTCGCAATAACCGCACAGCACGCGTTGTGGCAATTCAAGGAAACGGCCTGTATGTGCTGAACTTCCTTGATGTTAATCAAGTGGGTGGCAACTGGGCCGATGTGGACCTTTTGCGCGCAAGATAA